Genomic segment of Nothobranchius furzeri strain GRZ-AD chromosome 12, NfurGRZ-RIMD1, whole genome shotgun sequence:
aggtcacagtggtttgccattttggcattattggtacttttgagtgttttaaaatggaagttgtgaaaacagaaaaggtcaaagtttcaaatgctgttttaatcagtgggtcaactgatacagaccttgataacgaagtctttgggtttatggaaggattcggaccagttaacaggcgcattaagttaccaaactgtgatcagattattgtggagtttcaacatgaagccactgttaaggaattaaagaaacaatgtttaccctatgacaaaccttgtactaggaacccagatgttttcttccatattcaagacctagccagcgcgtacagtctagaaactagcacatctgccactgatgcctatctgtcagagctcagggacatagctgcgcgtagcaatcaatcatttaaagaccttctaatggaggaactggcaaaaattggggaatctttaggaagggatacccatgcatctgaaccagtcactgaaccagagccaatgctccatagtgaccaagttacacattccctgcctttaacaccagaagttaactatatgaacaactcaaaggacaattgtccacctacagagactggaaaacaaaacccttgcattccaccaaatcttttaaacacacctgaggttcagcgagttattgtggaacacattgttaaaagcagtgaggttatccctccgcctacttcacaatacagactaaaaccgttctcagggcgagttccacacccttcttttgaaactgactatgatacttggcgtagtagtgtagtgttatgcataaatgatccttcactcaccaagtcccaaattgtacgaagaatcgtggagagtctgtcagccccagcagcgagcatcgttaaagctcttagtccaaaatccgacccggaaacgtaccttgaacatctcgattcagcttacgcagctgtcgaagacggcgacgagctctttgctcgcttcttaaacacaaaccaggacagtggtgaaaaaccttccgattactttcagaggttatacaccttgttaaacctagttattcagaggaatggaatttcctccagtgacgccgaccagcagctgctcaagcagttttgcagaggctgttgggacagctcgctgatttcaaacctgcaactcgaacaaaagaaagacaacccgcctcattttacagcacttctcctcaaactgcgcactgaagaagacaaacaggctactaaagcagcacgcatgaaacaacacttaggggcacaacgaactagagtgtattcaaatgtgcaaacaacatgctctcagagtaaaaacacttgtgaactggaaatagatgataactgtgatgacttacgcaaacaaatcgctgagctcaggagccaaattgcacagcttaaggttaacaacacagataaaaaggcaaagaaaactcaaaaagagtcaaaaccccgtgtggggactaaaattccagatgagcccaaacagattcagcagataacagcagtggtgcccagaccaaagcctggatactgttttaagtgcggagaagatgggcacatagcttctagctgtagcaacgagccaaatccagcactagttgcaactaaaagacttgctcttagacagaagcagcgcgagtgggagatgtcaaagccaattgctcagtctcctcctttaaaccggtagaagctcctatcgtgggacagataggtgctaaagtagaaccaagtccctctaaggaaaggacagagagacttttttgcaagccagttcatgctcattcagtgccaaaacttcccaaaagattagtgggtgggcgatgcacagctacagtctcagttaacagtgttgaatgtaattgtttactggattcagggtcccaggtaaccaccattgccaattctttttaccaagaacacttacctgacctctcaattaaacccatcagtaatctgttagaagtcgagggcgcaaacggtcaagcagttccttatttaggatacatagagataagtgtcacatttccaaaagagctcgatcagtctggacttgagttacctacccttgcgttagtggttccggatataagctcaaactctgatacaccactactcattggcacaaacacactcgatcctttttatgagcaattgtctgccaataacttacctgattccaaggcactctcttatgggtaccaacacgtgctaaaagccttagcagtcagaaaaaaacaaagcaaagatggacgagttggtgtggtgaagcttcgagggagaacccaagaagttctccctgcaaataaaaaactgttactagaagggtttatgcaacccagccaaaacaagcatgagccttatgcactcattgaacaacccaccaatggttctctaccagggggtataattgtagactgttgcctcatttccttaccttcacatggtccatacaaagtacctgttgtactaagaaacgaaactaaccatgacatcacattacccactaactgtgtgatcgctgagttagttaaagccgatcgtgttatgccatatccagaacctgacaaaagtgatcagaaagtacttgcggcgtgtagttcgcagcaacagacttcaccttcaaaccctcctctcagttttgacttcggtacttcgcccttgtccgaagaatggaaagggaggatcaccaacaaacttaacacttactccgatgtgttttcgcaccacgatcttgattttggtcatacacaacagataagacatcacatcaacttaaaagacgagaccccattcaaacagaaatcttggccgatccatccacatgattatgaagccgtgagaaaacatttggaagccctcttggaaaccggtataataagagagtcggagtctccatttgcctcaccaatagtggtagttcggaaaaagaatggtgaggtacgtctatgtatagactatagaaagcttaatctgcaaaccattcgcgacgcatatgccctgcctaacttggaggagtccttttctgctctcgctggatcacagtggttttctgtgatggacctcaagtcaggttactatcaaatagagatgtgtgaaaaggataaacctaaaactgcttttgtttgcccgtttgggttttatgaatttaaccgtatgccacaaggaataacaaatgctccaagcactttccaacgggttatggaaaagtgtatgaaggacattaatctgaaggaagtgttagttttcctagacgacttgatcgtcttttccaactccttgtaagaacacgaaaccagactttctcacgttcttgaacggcttagagaatacggactcaagctatcaccagataagtgtcgttttttccagacatctgtgcgttatcttggacatatagtatctcgagatggcataaaaaccgatccagataaggtggaagcactcaaaacatggccgaagcctcagactttgaaggaactccaatctttcttaggatttaccggttattaccgacgcttcgttaaagattactcaaatattgtcaagccactaacatctctcacggctggttatccacccaaacggaaaaactttaaaacaccaccatgtagatcaaagtacttgaaccccaaagaaccctttgggaatcgttggagccaagactgtgagaagtcctttcaaactattattgaaaaacttaccacttcgccagttcttggctacgctgacgcaaaactcccatatctagtacacacagatgctagtacgaccggactcggtgcagcgctataccaagtgcaaaacggtgtcacacaggtaatcgcttatgcaagtcgcggtttaagctctagtgaaactaggtaccctgcgcacaagttggagtttctagccgtaaagtgggccataacagataagtttcatgactatttgtatgggaacacattcactgtcattactgataataatccgttaacttacctcttaacaacggcaaaactcgatgcaacgagctatcgttggctagctgcgttgtccacctataattttgacatcagataccgtgcaggtacacagaacgttgacgcggatggcctgtctaggaggctgcatgataaacctgaagacaactcaaaattcactgaggaatgccaacgactagatgagttccgatctcatcttttatcctctgtcaaagaagtcgagcttcaacttcaagccgaagcagtgaaggcaacatgccaaaagcacatggtcttggatgagactgattctccttgtggtttagttcagtcacttgccatgtctgcagcggccattccagacctattccagttggaagacaatagtgacagtttctttgctgtgcccaagtataaccatgctgaccttgtctccttgcagaggaaagatccaaccattggccgagtcattcagctgcttatgactgacaataaaccgccaactgatactattgcagaacccccggtggttcttaaccttttgagagagtggaaacggtttgagtttcaaaatgatttactgtaccggagacgccaattaggaccagagacatcattgcagttagtcttgcctgattcattacgttcaacagtcatgcaaagcctacatgatgatatggggcatcttggggttgaacgtacgacagatctcattcggtcccgtttttactggccaagaatggctagtgatgtcgaaatcaaagttaaaacttgcgaaagatgtatccgtcggaaggccctccctgacaaagctgctccaatggtgagtattaccaccaccagacctatggagttagtttgcatggattttctctccatagaaccagacagtaagaacactaaagatgtcttagtgattacagaccattttacaaagtatgcagtgtccatcccaaccaaagatcagaaagccaccaccgtcgcgaagaacctgtgggaacatttttttagtccactacgggtttcctgagcgtcttcatagtgatcagggacgggatttcgaatcacgtacaatcaaggaactttgttctttacttggtatccgtaaagtcagaacgagcccttatcaccctcgtggcaaccccgttgaacggtacaatcgtacattactcagcatgttgggaactttacaagccactgagaaacatcactggcgcgattttgtaaaaccacttactcactcgtacaattgtacaaaaaatgacgtgacgggatactctccctacgagctaatgttcggtaggcagcctcggttgcctatagatattgcctttgggttaccgcatttgaacaagccctctataactcattctcagtatgttaaagaactgaagagtcatctggaacagagttatgacattgtcataaaaaactctcaaaaaacagcgaggaagaacaaagaacggttcgacagaaacattcgtgagtccacactaggtgtgggagatcgtgttttagtccgaaatcttcgcttaagagaaaagcataaattagcagacaaatgggagcaaacagtgtatatagttctcaaacagatggaaaacttgccagtatacactgtaaaaccagagaacggagaaggacccaacagaacactccacagagatcttttactgccttgtggttttctctcttcattagaaaatgaaacagaacgcgttacgaaacctagcagacctcatacaagacagagttcagccttagaacctgacccagatgagccacttgacgaagaggtagatgagttttattactctgatcttccacaagtgctaaaccgaccatcctatcaaatagcggtcaccttgccaaatagggaactcatagcagattcaggaccggtaaataatattcaacaacaaaacacactatccttacacacaggggatcgcaaggaaccaaccttagctggtaatgaaaatgctgaattgtccttacttga
This window contains:
- the LOC139062112 gene encoding zinc finger CCHC domain-containing protein 12-like; protein product: MEVVKTEKVKVSNAVLISGSTDTDLDNEVFGFMEGFGPVNRRIKLPNCDQIIVEFQHEATVKELKKQCLPYDKPCTRNPDVFFHIQDLASAYSLETSTSATDAYLSELRDIAARSNQSFKDLLMEELAKIGESLGRDTHASEPVTEPEPMLHSDQVTHSLPLTPEVNYMNNSKDNCPPTETGKQNPCIPPNLLNTPEVQRVIVEHIVKSSEVIPPPTSQYRLKPFSGRVPHPSFETDYDTWRSSVVLCINDPSLTKSQIVRRIVESLSAPAASIVKALSPKSDPETYLEHLDSAYAAVEDGDELFARFLNTNQDSGEKPSDYFQRLYTLLNLVIQRNGISSSDADQQLLKQFCRGCWDSSLISNLQLEQKKDNPPHFTALLLKLRTEEDKQATKAARMKQHLGAQRTRVYSNVQTTCSQSKNTCELEIDDNCDDLRKQIAELRSQIAQLKVNNTDKKAKKTQKESKPRVGTKIPDEPKQIQQITAVVPRPKPGYCFKCGEDGHIASSCSNEPNPALVATKRLALRQKQREWEMSKPIAQSPPLNR